One Actinospica robiniae DSM 44927 genomic region harbors:
- a CDS encoding TetR/AcrR family transcriptional regulator has translation MTTTTSEDPARRGGREAQRRRTRKAIVDAAIRLSAEGAAPSIDEIAAAADVSRRTVYLYFPTLDQLLLDAALGALNEPAVDKALADPAVDDAGDRIEVLVKTLFQQKPDSLPIGRRLIRLTVDPPAGGAQPAAAPRRSPRRIAWLEQACEPLRATLGEEAYHRLISALCAVVGWEAQIALRDVRGLDPQAELDTVIWAARALIAAAIKENAGRA, from the coding sequence ATGACGACCACCACCTCTGAAGATCCGGCGCGCCGCGGCGGGCGCGAGGCCCAGCGCCGGCGCACCCGCAAAGCGATCGTGGACGCGGCGATCCGCCTCAGCGCCGAGGGTGCCGCGCCGTCCATCGACGAGATCGCGGCCGCGGCCGACGTGTCGCGGCGCACGGTCTACCTGTACTTCCCCACCCTCGATCAACTGCTGCTCGACGCTGCTCTCGGCGCGCTCAACGAGCCCGCGGTCGACAAGGCCCTGGCCGACCCGGCCGTGGACGATGCCGGAGACCGCATCGAGGTACTCGTCAAGACGCTGTTCCAGCAGAAGCCCGACTCGCTGCCGATCGGCCGGCGCCTGATCCGCCTGACCGTCGATCCGCCTGCCGGCGGCGCCCAACCTGCCGCCGCGCCGCGGCGAAGCCCGCGCCGGATCGCCTGGCTGGAGCAGGCCTGCGAACCACTGCGCGCCACCCTCGGCGAGGAGGCGTATCACCGCCTCATCTCAGCCCTCTGCGCGGTGGTCGGCTGGGAGGCGCAGATCGCCCTGCGCGACGTGCGCGGCCTCGACCCGCAGGCCGAACTGGACACGGTCATCTGGGCCGCCCGCGCGCTCATCGCCGCCGCGATCAAGGAGAACGCCGGTCGCGCGTAG
- a CDS encoding MMPL family transporter produces MRRIALFCSVHARWVILAWALVAVAGIAVTAGVSSRLSASFTLPGEPGYEANQAILSAVGSGGAQDPALIVVGVPPGQEVTSSAVAAALARGDAALTKALTVPGRHAPRVISYASAGDRALVSRDLRTTFVLAYPPNDGGVDVKPLGQSAGAIYARAADLGPGTTVGVTGIGELTGSSGGGTGVLAETAIGALGAILILGFVFGSFLAILPLITALASILTTFLLVGTLTTVVDVSVFVQFIVALIGLGVAIDYSLLVVTRWREERGRGRTNQDSVQAALHTAGRSVLYSGLTVALGLLALVVLPVPFLRSIGYGGVLIPLVSVLVSSTLLPALLATAGPFLDRPRRRNARTGPSRGWSAWARLVIRHRRIAAVAGLAVLAALLVPAFSLVAGEPSSTSLASSGTTRQNAERLADASIPSGVLTPIQILTDPGHADAVLGTTRALPGVYGVLQTGTLADQAHGVAVIDVLPERETNAAGGTMLIDQVRSATAGMNTQVGGSGAQFQAFNHAVYGSFPLMLALIAVISLILLTRTFRSLVLAVKALALNALSVGATYGVLVLVWQKGHGSSALWNIAATGAITNFVPLMVFAFLFGLSMDYEVFILARIREAYDADPQSGTDTAIVEGLGRTGRLVTSAALILALSFFALSQAPDTDLKVLATGLGAGILLDATIVRALLVPALLSMFGPYNWWLPTRFARLLHIPPSSPRPPARHEIPAQPEQTAPTVSGTS; encoded by the coding sequence ATGCGTCGCATAGCTCTGTTCTGCTCGGTCCACGCGCGATGGGTGATCTTGGCATGGGCCTTGGTCGCGGTCGCGGGCATCGCCGTGACCGCCGGCGTGTCCTCGCGGCTCAGCGCCTCTTTCACCCTGCCGGGAGAGCCCGGATACGAAGCCAACCAGGCCATCCTGAGCGCCGTCGGCTCCGGTGGCGCGCAAGACCCCGCGCTGATCGTGGTGGGCGTGCCGCCCGGGCAGGAGGTGACCTCCAGCGCCGTGGCGGCCGCGCTCGCCCGGGGCGACGCGGCGCTCACCAAGGCGCTCACCGTGCCGGGGCGCCACGCCCCGCGCGTGATCTCGTACGCCAGCGCGGGCGACCGCGCTCTGGTCAGCCGAGACCTGCGCACCACGTTCGTGCTGGCGTATCCGCCGAACGACGGTGGCGTCGACGTCAAGCCGCTCGGCCAGAGCGCCGGGGCGATCTATGCCCGGGCCGCGGATCTCGGCCCGGGCACCACGGTCGGAGTGACCGGGATCGGGGAGCTGACCGGCTCCAGCGGCGGCGGGACGGGCGTGCTCGCCGAGACGGCGATCGGCGCCCTGGGCGCCATCCTGATCCTGGGCTTCGTATTCGGGTCCTTCCTCGCCATCCTGCCGCTGATCACCGCGCTGGCCTCGATCCTCACGACCTTCCTGCTCGTCGGGACGCTGACCACCGTCGTGGACGTGTCCGTCTTCGTGCAGTTCATCGTCGCGCTGATCGGCCTGGGCGTCGCGATCGACTACTCGCTGCTGGTGGTGACCCGATGGCGCGAGGAACGCGGCCGCGGCCGCACCAATCAGGACTCGGTTCAGGCGGCGTTGCACACCGCAGGCCGCTCGGTCCTCTACTCCGGGCTGACCGTCGCCCTCGGGTTGCTCGCGCTGGTCGTGCTGCCGGTACCGTTCCTGCGCTCGATCGGCTACGGCGGCGTCCTGATCCCGCTGGTCAGCGTCCTGGTCAGCAGCACCCTGCTGCCCGCCCTGCTCGCCACCGCAGGGCCCTTTCTGGACCGGCCCCGCCGCCGGAACGCGCGCACCGGCCCTTCGCGCGGGTGGAGCGCATGGGCTCGGCTGGTCATCCGCCATCGCAGGATCGCCGCAGTCGCCGGCCTCGCCGTGCTGGCGGCGCTGCTGGTACCCGCGTTCTCACTCGTGGCCGGCGAACCTTCCTCCACCTCGCTCGCCTCCTCGGGCACGACGAGGCAGAACGCCGAGCGGCTCGCCGACGCGTCGATCCCCAGCGGGGTGCTGACCCCGATCCAGATCCTGACCGACCCCGGCCACGCCGACGCCGTCCTCGGCACGACCCGTGCGCTGCCCGGCGTCTACGGCGTCCTGCAGACCGGCACCCTTGCGGATCAGGCGCACGGCGTCGCGGTCATCGACGTACTGCCCGAGCGCGAGACCAACGCGGCCGGCGGGACAATGCTGATCGACCAAGTCCGCAGTGCCACCGCCGGAATGAACACGCAGGTCGGAGGTTCGGGCGCTCAGTTCCAGGCATTCAACCACGCGGTCTACGGCTCGTTTCCGCTCATGCTCGCCCTGATCGCGGTGATCTCCTTGATCCTGCTGACCCGGACCTTCCGCTCCCTCGTCCTGGCGGTCAAAGCCCTGGCTCTCAATGCCCTGAGCGTCGGCGCCACCTACGGCGTCCTCGTGCTGGTCTGGCAGAAGGGCCACGGATCGAGTGCGCTCTGGAACATCGCCGCGACCGGAGCGATCACGAACTTCGTGCCGCTGATGGTCTTCGCGTTCCTGTTCGGGCTGTCCATGGACTACGAGGTCTTCATCCTGGCCCGCATCCGCGAGGCATACGACGCCGACCCGCAGTCCGGCACCGACACCGCGATCGTCGAAGGGCTCGGGCGCACCGGTCGCCTGGTCACCAGCGCCGCCCTCATCCTCGCCCTGTCCTTCTTCGCACTCTCCCAGGCACCGGACACCGACCTCAAAGTTCTCGCCACCGGCCTCGGCGCGGGCATCCTGCTCGACGCCACCATCGTGCGCGCCCTGCTCGTCCCGGCCCTGCTATCCATGTTCGGCCCCTACAACTGGTGGCTCCCCACCCGCTTCGCACGCCTTCTGCACATCCCGCCCAGCTCGCCGCGCCCGCCGGCCCGTCACGAGATTCCGGCCCAGCCCGAGCAGACGGCGCCGACCGTATCAGGAACCTCATGA
- a CDS encoding carboxymuconolactone decarboxylase family protein, with amino-acid sequence MHARLNPVASPTFSEFARHLIAADRSLANSTLPRSVQELVKLRASQINGCGFCTDMHAKDAVHAGESWERLNLVASWREATVFTDAERAALELAEQGTRVADAAGGVTDAAWENAALHYDEEQLAALVATISLINAFNRGNLIIRQPAGGYRAGRHA; translated from the coding sequence TTGCACGCACGGCTCAACCCCGTCGCCAGCCCGACCTTCAGCGAGTTCGCCAGACATCTGATCGCCGCCGACCGGTCCCTCGCGAACTCGACGTTGCCGCGCTCCGTCCAGGAGCTCGTCAAGCTGCGGGCGAGCCAGATCAACGGCTGCGGCTTCTGCACCGACATGCACGCCAAGGACGCGGTCCACGCCGGCGAGTCGTGGGAGCGGCTGAATCTCGTCGCCTCCTGGCGTGAGGCGACGGTCTTCACCGATGCGGAGCGTGCCGCGCTCGAACTGGCCGAGCAGGGCACCCGTGTCGCCGACGCCGCCGGCGGCGTCACCGACGCGGCCTGGGAGAACGCCGCCCTGCACTACGACGAGGAGCAACTCGCCGCACTCGTCGCCACCATCTCGCTCATCAACGCCTTCAACCGCGGCAACCTCATCATCCGGCAGCCGGCAGGCGGCTACCGGGCCGGCCGGCACGCCTGA
- a CDS encoding phosphoribosylaminoimidazolecarboxamide formyltransferase, producing the protein MELRYGMNPHQGAAEAAPVSQGRWPLRVLNGNPSLINMLDALNGWQLVREARRVLGREVATSFKHVSPAGAATSGPVEDDIAELYGVSAADLSAVAGAYLRARDADPKSSYGDLAAVSEPVDEALAEVLSGLVCDGIIAPGYAPGTVAKLSRKKDGRFLVMEADAGYSPPPRETREVFGLRLTQDRDTAPVTADVLTRAVDGQQLPPRAVADLLLGLVVLRYTQSNSVCYVRDGVTIGIGAGQQSRVDCTRLAGAKADTWWLRRHPSVRAMAFRPEIRRQERINWQIRFIEGGLTGEEATRFAEALSVPAEALTADAHSRWIAGLDGVALASDGALPFRDNVDHARRHGVRYIAEPGGSTRSSEVEQACREHDIVLARTGLRLFHH; encoded by the coding sequence ATGGAACTGCGCTATGGCATGAACCCGCACCAGGGCGCGGCGGAGGCCGCGCCGGTCTCGCAAGGCCGATGGCCGTTGCGTGTGCTCAACGGGAACCCCTCGCTCATCAACATGCTCGACGCGCTCAACGGATGGCAATTGGTCCGCGAGGCGCGCCGAGTCCTGGGCCGGGAAGTCGCCACCTCGTTCAAACACGTCTCGCCCGCCGGGGCGGCGACTTCCGGCCCCGTCGAGGACGACATCGCCGAACTCTACGGCGTGTCCGCGGCGGACCTGAGCGCCGTGGCCGGCGCCTATCTGCGTGCCCGCGACGCGGATCCGAAATCGTCGTACGGAGACCTCGCCGCCGTCTCGGAGCCGGTGGACGAGGCGCTGGCCGAGGTCCTCAGCGGGCTGGTGTGCGACGGGATCATCGCGCCCGGATACGCGCCGGGCACGGTCGCGAAGCTGAGCCGTAAGAAGGACGGCCGGTTCCTCGTGATGGAGGCCGACGCGGGCTACAGCCCGCCACCACGCGAGACGCGCGAGGTGTTCGGGCTTCGTCTGACTCAGGACCGCGACACGGCACCGGTGACGGCCGACGTACTCACCCGCGCCGTGGACGGGCAGCAGTTGCCACCCCGGGCCGTCGCCGATCTCTTGCTCGGGCTGGTCGTCCTGCGCTATACCCAGTCCAACTCCGTTTGCTACGTACGAGACGGGGTGACGATCGGCATCGGCGCGGGGCAGCAGTCCCGCGTCGACTGCACCAGGCTCGCCGGCGCCAAGGCGGACACGTGGTGGCTGCGGCGCCACCCGTCCGTTCGCGCTATGGCCTTCCGTCCCGAAATCCGCCGCCAGGAGCGGATCAACTGGCAGATCCGCTTCATCGAAGGCGGGCTGACTGGCGAGGAGGCGACCCGCTTCGCCGAGGCCCTGTCCGTGCCCGCCGAGGCACTCACCGCCGACGCGCACTCGCGGTGGATCGCAGGTCTCGACGGCGTCGCCCTCGCCTCCGACGGTGCCCTGCCCTTCCGCGACAACGTCGACCATGCCCGACGCCACGGCGTGCGCTACATCGCCGAACCCGGCGGATCCACCCGCTCCTCCGAAGTCGAACAGGCCTGCCGCGAACACGACATCGTCCTCGCCCGCACCGGCCTGCGCCTGTTCCACCACTGA
- a CDS encoding restriction endonuclease → MAMQQPSGVRGVVIVPVGSFLCTIILTFVIPSLAWLWWLVSGVIAVWAILSGPIRRGRREAAAERERRAGIAEADRYRRLVSLDAMAGTDFERHVANLCLRDGLVIVRSGGGAGDLGADVIANLPDGRRVVIQCKRYRASGSVTGPEMQQFLGTVRAEHGADVALFVTTARRFTRQAAELAGRHQVYLIQRDRLAFWNSGTSLPSLLASWENHRATGER, encoded by the coding sequence ATGGCGATGCAGCAGCCCTCCGGTGTGCGCGGCGTGGTCATCGTGCCTGTCGGTTCGTTCCTGTGCACGATAATCCTGACGTTCGTCATCCCGTCCCTGGCGTGGCTGTGGTGGCTGGTCAGCGGGGTGATCGCCGTGTGGGCGATACTGTCCGGGCCGATCAGACGAGGCAGGCGGGAAGCCGCCGCGGAGCGTGAGCGTCGCGCCGGGATCGCGGAGGCCGACCGGTATCGCCGGCTTGTGTCGCTGGATGCCATGGCCGGCACTGATTTCGAGCGTCACGTGGCCAACCTGTGTCTGCGCGACGGCCTCGTGATCGTACGGTCCGGCGGCGGCGCGGGCGACTTGGGCGCGGACGTGATCGCCAACCTGCCCGACGGTCGCCGCGTGGTCATCCAGTGCAAGCGGTACCGGGCCTCCGGATCCGTCACCGGACCCGAGATGCAACAGTTCCTCGGCACGGTCCGTGCCGAGCACGGCGCCGACGTGGCCTTGTTCGTCACCACCGCACGGCGCTTCACCCGGCAAGCCGCGGAGCTGGCCGGCCGCCACCAGGTCTACCTCATCCAACGCGATCGACTCGCATTCTGGAACAGCGGCACCTCCTTGCCGTCCCTCCTGGCCAGCTGGGAAAACCATCGGGCAACCGGCGAGCGCTGA
- a CDS encoding GH1 family beta-glucosidase, translating to MGGTDDFRESGLKFPEGFVFGAATSAYQIEGAATEDGRGPSIWDTFSHAPGNVENGDTGDVAVDFYHRVEEDLDLIKSLSLSAYRLSIAWPRVIPAGTGEVNEAGLAFYEKVVDGLIARGIEPVVTLYHWDLPQPLEDRGGWTNRETSYAFAEYARVVGERLGDRVAVWTTLNEPWCSAYLGYASGEHAPGRRNEADSFRAVHHLNLGHGLALIELRKVVTRPDATFSVTHCLAMAYAADPANPEDVDAKRQIETMQNRAFTDPQLRGFYPADLFEDTKHITDWSFVQDGDLELIHQPIDVLGVNYYCTGTAQRSSEHSTEGTAYPGATRVQPVEQPGPRTDTGWNIAPQGLYDLLVATHEAYPEYEIVVTENGAAYRDHVVDEDGVKRVHDPERVDYLLRHFVAAHRAIEAGVPLTGYFVWSLMDNFEWAFGYSKRFGIVYVDYETQERTRKDSALWYTKLAETGVIPADQ from the coding sequence ATGGGTGGGACCGACGACTTTCGCGAGAGCGGCTTGAAGTTCCCCGAGGGGTTCGTGTTCGGCGCCGCGACCTCTGCCTACCAGATCGAGGGCGCCGCCACCGAGGACGGACGCGGACCGAGCATCTGGGACACCTTCAGCCACGCTCCGGGCAACGTCGAGAACGGCGACACCGGTGACGTCGCAGTCGACTTCTATCACCGCGTCGAGGAAGACCTCGACCTCATCAAGAGCCTGAGCCTGTCCGCCTACCGTCTGTCCATCGCGTGGCCGCGCGTCATCCCCGCCGGGACCGGCGAGGTCAACGAAGCCGGCCTCGCGTTCTACGAGAAGGTCGTCGACGGCCTGATCGCACGCGGCATCGAGCCCGTCGTGACGCTGTATCACTGGGACCTTCCGCAACCGCTCGAGGACCGTGGCGGCTGGACCAATCGTGAGACGAGCTACGCCTTCGCCGAGTACGCGCGAGTCGTGGGCGAGCGCCTCGGTGACCGGGTCGCGGTGTGGACCACGCTCAACGAGCCTTGGTGCTCGGCCTACCTCGGATACGCGAGCGGCGAACACGCCCCCGGCCGCCGCAACGAAGCCGACTCGTTCCGGGCCGTGCATCATCTGAACCTCGGACACGGCCTGGCACTCATCGAACTGCGGAAGGTCGTCACACGGCCGGACGCCACGTTCTCGGTCACCCACTGCCTGGCGATGGCCTACGCCGCCGATCCCGCCAACCCCGAGGACGTCGATGCCAAGCGCCAGATCGAGACGATGCAGAACCGGGCTTTCACGGACCCGCAGCTGCGCGGCTTCTACCCGGCCGATCTATTCGAGGACACCAAGCACATCACGGACTGGTCGTTCGTGCAGGACGGGGACCTCGAGCTGATCCACCAGCCCATCGACGTGCTGGGCGTCAACTACTACTGCACCGGCACCGCGCAGCGCAGTTCCGAGCACTCGACCGAGGGAACCGCATACCCGGGCGCGACGCGTGTCCAGCCCGTCGAACAGCCGGGGCCGCGCACGGACACGGGCTGGAACATCGCGCCGCAGGGTCTCTATGACCTGCTCGTCGCAACGCACGAGGCGTACCCCGAATACGAGATCGTGGTCACGGAGAACGGCGCGGCGTACCGCGACCACGTCGTCGACGAGGACGGCGTCAAGCGCGTGCACGACCCCGAACGCGTCGACTACCTCCTGCGCCACTTCGTGGCGGCGCACCGCGCGATCGAGGCCGGAGTGCCGCTGACCGGGTACTTCGTGTGGTCGCTGATGGACAACTTCGAGTGGGCCTTCGGCTACTCCAAGCGGTTCGGCATCGTCTACGTCGATTACGAGACCCAGGAACGCACCCGGAAGGACAGCGCGCTCTGGTACACGAAGCTCGCCGAAACGGGTGTCATCCCGGCGGATCAGTAG
- a CDS encoding TetR/AcrR family transcriptional regulator, giving the protein MSNLSGDQDGAPGRDDGDRQRRRRSDADRSVAAILDAAAKVLARDPGASMAEIAKAAGLTRQTVYAHFPSRDALSRALTDRATDRVTAALEAVDLSRGSAAQALQRLIQISWEAFESEPALLDASRPARDPHDERQRHEPVSALLRELVERGQREGDFDPALPTSWIIAATIALGHAAGEEVRAERLTSSQAGTALRQALRQGFAAPSSP; this is encoded by the coding sequence GTGTCAAACTTAAGCGGCGACCAGGACGGCGCGCCCGGCCGGGACGACGGCGACCGGCAGCGCCGCCGCCGGTCCGATGCCGACCGGAGCGTGGCGGCCATCCTCGATGCGGCAGCCAAGGTGCTCGCCCGCGACCCGGGCGCGAGCATGGCGGAGATCGCCAAGGCCGCCGGCCTGACCCGGCAGACCGTCTACGCGCACTTCCCCTCGCGCGACGCGCTCTCCCGGGCTCTGACCGACCGGGCCACCGACCGGGTCACCGCGGCGCTCGAAGCCGTCGACCTGAGCCGCGGCTCGGCGGCACAGGCGCTGCAGCGGCTGATCCAGATCAGCTGGGAGGCCTTCGAATCCGAACCCGCGCTGCTCGACGCCTCGAGACCGGCGCGCGACCCGCACGATGAACGGCAACGGCACGAACCGGTCTCCGCGCTGCTCCGCGAGCTCGTCGAGCGCGGGCAGCGCGAAGGCGACTTCGATCCCGCCCTGCCGACCAGCTGGATCATCGCCGCGACCATCGCACTCGGCCACGCCGCGGGAGAGGAAGTCCGCGCCGAGCGCCTCACCAGCTCCCAAGCCGGCACCGCGCTCCGACAAGCGCTACGACAAGGTTTTGCGGCGCCATCATCCCCCTGA
- a CDS encoding alpha-amylase family glycosyl hydrolase: MRRERLRRDPVLYEVYLRSFADSNGDGIGDLAGLTSRLDHLVDLGVDGLWLTPVFRSPQFDFGYDVSDYLDIHVEYGSMPDMDALIDAAHTRGLAVILDVIIGHTSIEHFWFREHPDRYIWADQIPNNWLSVFGGSAWRHDEEAGRYYYHRFYPEQPNLNWGNPEVRRAVHEILGFWTGRGVDGFRLDSLDGIAVDPGLQDEPLADPSALRGRERDPWAQYWSLQHVHTCNLPQVLTELKEIATAFPDAALVVEADLPNEQLLPYMRLADCSFAFDFIRAPLDGVALARVIDGAGLAGRGNLAWALSNHDQPRMVSRWGRDLAGVAAVLLLSLPGWSFIYQGDEIGMVDGPGGPDLRDRSGRDAVRHPMQWNRSGGFTTGTPWLPFIDPEVCNVEDQRGAAGSTLEQYRTLIRLRRELRGPVRIVAAEPGFLAFRRGGHTISLNLGDEDHELGPGQLVYMTGRVEPGRLGPRSAVVQVADPDSTGGQPSER; encoded by the coding sequence ATGAGAAGGGAACGGCTGCGCCGGGACCCGGTGCTGTACGAGGTTTACCTGAGGTCCTTCGCCGACAGTAACGGCGACGGTATCGGTGACCTCGCCGGGCTGACCTCCCGTCTCGACCATCTCGTCGATCTCGGCGTGGACGGCCTCTGGCTTACGCCTGTGTTCCGTTCGCCGCAGTTCGACTTCGGCTACGACGTCTCCGACTATCTCGACATTCACGTCGAGTACGGTTCGATGCCGGATATGGATGCGTTGATCGACGCGGCACATACGCGTGGTCTCGCGGTTATTCTGGACGTAATCATCGGGCATACCTCAATCGAGCACTTCTGGTTCCGTGAGCACCCCGACCGGTATATCTGGGCGGACCAGATCCCGAACAACTGGCTGTCCGTCTTCGGTGGATCGGCCTGGCGGCACGATGAGGAGGCCGGCCGCTACTACTATCATCGGTTCTATCCCGAGCAGCCGAACCTCAACTGGGGGAATCCCGAGGTACGCCGGGCGGTCCACGAGATCCTCGGCTTCTGGACGGGCCGCGGTGTTGACGGGTTCCGGCTGGATTCGTTGGACGGTATCGCCGTCGATCCCGGGCTTCAGGACGAGCCGCTCGCAGATCCGTCGGCCCTGCGCGGCCGTGAGCGGGACCCTTGGGCACAGTACTGGAGCCTCCAGCACGTCCACACCTGCAACTTGCCCCAGGTGCTCACCGAGCTCAAAGAGATCGCCACAGCGTTTCCGGATGCCGCCCTGGTGGTCGAGGCAGATCTGCCCAACGAGCAACTGCTGCCCTACATGCGGCTTGCCGACTGCTCCTTCGCCTTCGACTTCATCAGAGCCCCGCTCGACGGCGTCGCCCTCGCCCGTGTGATCGATGGCGCCGGGCTAGCCGGACGAGGCAATCTGGCCTGGGCGCTCTCGAACCATGACCAGCCAAGGATGGTCAGTCGGTGGGGCCGCGACTTGGCGGGTGTCGCGGCGGTGCTCCTGCTGAGCCTGCCGGGATGGTCGTTCATCTACCAGGGCGACGAGATCGGTATGGTCGACGGCCCAGGCGGCCCGGACCTGCGCGACCGTAGCGGGCGGGACGCGGTGCGCCACCCCATGCAATGGAATCGGTCGGGTGGTTTCACCACCGGGACGCCGTGGCTCCCCTTCATCGACCCCGAGGTGTGCAACGTCGAGGACCAGCGCGGAGCAGCCGGATCGACCCTGGAGCAGTATCGGACGCTCATCCGACTCCGGCGCGAACTGCGCGGGCCGGTGCGGATCGTGGCAGCCGAACCTGGATTCCTGGCTTTTCGCCGCGGCGGCCATACGATCAGCCTCAATCTCGGGGACGAGGACCACGAACTCGGGCCCGGTCAGTTGGTCTACATGACCGGGCGTGTCGAGCCCGGGCGCCTCGGGCCGAGGTCCGCCGTCGTTCAGGTTGCCGACCCCGACAGCACCGGCGGTCAGCCCTCTGAGAGATAG
- a CDS encoding DoxX family protein: MNLALWITTGLLAVVALVGGASKLFVPKEKLAATRGGEWTANARPTFITGLGALELLAAFGLILPAVLHIAPVMVPVTALCWVALMIGAMITHGRLGQLALVGVNLAYLALAVFIAWGRLGPAHLAG; this comes from the coding sequence ATGAACCTCGCACTGTGGATCACCACCGGCCTGCTCGCCGTCGTGGCCCTGGTCGGCGGCGCCAGCAAGCTGTTCGTGCCCAAGGAGAAACTGGCCGCGACACGCGGCGGGGAATGGACCGCGAACGCCCGCCCGACCTTCATCACCGGCCTCGGCGCCCTGGAACTGCTCGCCGCGTTCGGGCTGATCCTGCCCGCCGTGCTGCACATCGCACCCGTGATGGTGCCGGTGACGGCGCTGTGCTGGGTGGCGCTGATGATCGGCGCGATGATCACGCACGGCCGACTCGGTCAACTCGCCCTCGTCGGAGTGAATCTCGCCTACCTCGCCCTCGCCGTGTTCATCGCGTGGGGCCGCCTGGGCCCGGCACACCTCGCCGGCTGA
- the phoU gene encoding phosphate signaling complex protein PhoU encodes MRDEYHEQLDSVGHTLVEMAGLVGRALSRATTALLEADLATAEAVISADDAVDALHRELDVRTLDLMARQQPVAGDLRTLVTSLRMSADLERMGDLARHIAKIARMRHPEHAVPEELRPVFERMGRIGTQLAQRVADIVEAQDVDAARTLESEDDAVDRLHSEVFTTLLSQDNPYTIESAIDVTLLSRYYERFADHAVSVARRLVFLVTGEQ; translated from the coding sequence ATGCGCGACGAATACCACGAGCAACTGGACTCGGTCGGCCACACCCTGGTCGAGATGGCCGGTCTGGTGGGCCGGGCCCTGTCCCGGGCCACCACCGCCCTGCTGGAGGCCGACCTGGCCACTGCGGAAGCGGTGATCTCCGCGGACGACGCCGTGGACGCGCTGCACCGCGAACTCGACGTGCGCACGCTGGACCTGATGGCCCGCCAGCAGCCGGTGGCCGGCGACCTTCGCACCCTGGTCACCTCGCTGCGGATGAGCGCCGACCTGGAGCGCATGGGCGACCTGGCCCGGCACATCGCCAAGATCGCCCGGATGCGTCACCCCGAGCACGCGGTGCCCGAGGAACTGCGTCCGGTCTTCGAGCGGATGGGCCGGATCGGGACGCAGCTCGCGCAACGGGTCGCGGACATCGTCGAGGCCCAGGACGTCGATGCGGCCCGCACGCTCGAGTCCGAGGACGACGCCGTCGACCGGCTCCACAGCGAGGTGTTCACCACCCTGCTCTCGCAGGACAATCCGTACACCATCGAGTCCGCGATCGACGTGACGCTGCTCAGCCGCTACTACGAGCGTTTCGCCGACCACGCCGTCTCCGTCGCCCGTCGGCTGGTCTTCCTCGTCACCGGGGAGCAGTAG